From Sphingobacterium bambusae:
AAAAATTTGAAAATATTTTTAGCTGGTGTGTTTTGAAACAGATCGGTAAATATTTCATGTCCCGGATAATTTCTCTCATCTAGCACGGATAGGAGTATAGAATCATATAGTTTTTCTTTAGTACCAATCACTTCATTTTTAAAAAATGGCTTGCCTGTCTGTTGAAAAGAGGATATTATAGTATGAACTGTTTTCTGAACATTCATGAAAGTATATCCTGTAGAGGGCCGCGTATCGCCACCTGCCGAACCTATGTAAATAATATTTTTTTTTCGTCTTGGAAAATTATGATCCGTCATTGGGATAATTCCCTGTTCTTCTGATTCAATAGTATAGTCGCTGATTTGCAATACACGTGACAGATATGATTTAATCGCATCATCGTACTCATCCACCGGAATAAGAGATTTGGAGAAGAGTGTGTATTCAACAAAAAGCTTTTTTTCAGACATCGGAAGACAATAAAAAAACGTAGTACCGTGTTTCTGATCCGTCCTATAGTCCATTATAATAGCTTCATCTTCGTTTGATATTGGTTTACTAAGTGTTATCTGAACTCCTTTAAAATGTTGAAGAAAATAATGGTGCTTATCTGAAACATCAGGCTTAAAAAACAACGAGTTAAAGACATAAGAAGCGGTAAACCTCCCCTCTTCCGTATCAATTATGCACTGAGTTTCGTCGGAAATACAATCCAATATCTTACCTTCCACAAAGGTAATGTTTGAAAACTGATATATATATTGATGGTAAGTTTCCAAAAGCTGATCGCTAGCGATACTAAAGTATTCGTAATCGCCAATTTCAAGCTGCTTCTTTTTACCGATATGGCTAATAAAAGCAAGTCTTTTCCAGTTAGCAACTGCATATTTTTTTAATGGTGTCGAACGATCAGCCCAGAATGAGATTAACTTACTACCTCGATCACCAAATTTGTGGTCTATAACAAGAATACGTTGATCTTTCCAAATCCCGTTTTGCATCGCTTCATATAGTAGGCACGAGCCAGAAATGCCGAAACCTGCAAAAATAATGTCATAATGGTTTTCTTGATTTTTGTTCATATCCAGCGCAAAATTATATGTAATAAATGTACTCTACGGAATATATCGTATGCAATGTTACAAACAAATATTAACTTAACAAACAGGCTGTAACGCACAAAAAAAATAAGGGTCGGCTTTTCCAAAATTAATTTTTTTCGAGTATATTTAAAACGACATTTGATCAAATTCGTTCATTGTTCAATCAAGATTTAGCAAGCAGGCTTAGTTTAGCAAATGCTTCGTAAAGTACAAATTTTATAAAGTGCATGATAATCTTTGTGGCAGTTTTGTGGCAATGGTTTTTAAAAATAACTTATTTAACTATCTAAAAAAAAGTCAGTTACATCAGTTCAAATCCCTCCCTCTCCGCAAAGACTTAACAAAAGTTCAACGAAAGTTGGACTTTTGTTATTTTTAGCAGCAGCCAAGGGATGAGAACCCGCAGGGTTTGAACTTCTCTCGTTTAGGGCTGTGCTTGGGGTGGTGGGGCTAAACATATCCCGCCCTCTCCGCCCAAGGGATGAGTACCAGAAGGGTTCGAACGGCTCTCGTTTAGGGTTGTACTCGGGGATGGTGGGGTTAAACATAGGCGGTCATCAATAATCAGGGAGGCTTCTATCTCATGGAAGTTTAGGTACATATATCTAAAGCCGTGAAAGTTACAAAATAAAAGAGTGTCATTTAATCCAATCCAATATTATGAAAATCAACAACTAGACACCTGACGATAAAGAAACTTCGGATTCGGATTCCACTTGAACATTGATTTTAGACATTAAATGATAGATAGGTATTTCGGCGTTCAAAACTTCAAAACTCACAATAAAAGCGTATGGAACGGATTCCTCAGGATCCTTCTCCCAGCCTTTATGCCCAACTATTGCAAATGAAATTTCGGAAGATAGATGGTATGACCTAACAAGAGCCCAATCTTTTTGGTTTGCACTAGATTGCCTATTTAATCCTTTTACTGTCCCACTATTACTACGATCGCCTATTACCCAGGGAATACTTTTAGGAGAATCGATAATATCAGGATCATCAATCTCTGATTTTGACGTCAAATTCTTAAGCACCTGTTGCTTGAACACATCAAAAGTTTGACCTAAAAGTGCTGATTGCCAAGACAGCCACGATGACAAGTAAGACTTTATTCTCCTACGTGTTCGTCTATTATTTGCCGTGTAACATAATGAAACTTCAATGAGGATTTCATAATCCTCACCTTGACGGCGAAGTTCCTCAGGAATCGTAACAGTGTAAAGATTGGCCTCCCCTGACGAGATTTTTCCAGAAGATGTAAAGGTAATCCTTTTAACTGAATTCTCTACCGCTCGATCGACATCTGGTATTCCATAACCATAGTGACGAACCTCGTCCAACGTAGGAAGATTTCCAACATGTTCAGGCAACCGTGCAGACTGCAATAGAAGCGCTTTATGAAACAGCGAAACTTGATCGGGAAATTGAGCAATAAGTTTTGCCAAAATATGCGAAACTTTTGGTGCCGCAAAAGAAGTCCCTACTGCATCTCTCGCTACACCAGGACCTTTGGAGATAACTGTCTGAGGACATGTTGCGGACTTAAAAATTAAGTTAGGTCCTTTTTTCTCAGCCACCCAATCCCCACCGTACTCAACCAACTCTGGTTTAATCGAATCCCACAAACCTACTCCACTTCTGGAAAAAGACGAAACATGGTGTTTACTACCAAAGGATTTATGATCTTCATCCTCAAATTCGTCAACGCATACCGATCCAACGGTGATAGAAAATAGGCTTTGGGCAGGATCAGCAATTCGGCATGAAGGCTCCAAAAGAAAGGTAGGATATTTTTTACCCGCCAATAAATGGTTTTTGATTCCTGGGTTTGCAACATGCGTATTTTCGCTTCTAATATTACCCGCAGATACGACAAAAATATGTTCAGATTCGTTTGAAATTCTATCAAGAGATGCCGCCCACTGGGACATACGTGCTGTACGACACGGAACACTATTATTTATAGACAAATTAAAAACCTGCGCATCGGCGTAGTGAAGGCAAACATCTTCCATTAGCTCGGGGGGGAAAAGCTCTGGTACTAGCGCATTATTTTTATTAAGTACTCGAGCATTCAAAATCTGACAAGGTGCCTTGTACTTTCCATCTGTAGGCACCTCCCTTCCAAATACGATTGAGCCTGCAACTCGAGTACCATGTCCGCCGTTTGGCACCTCATCTGCCACATCCGTAGTATTTAATCCCGGAATAAAACTTCTGGAACGCGCTGATAATATTGCAGGACGAAGCAAGTGATGTCCCTCCGCAATACCACTGTCGATGATGCAAATTTTTGGAGCATCTTTATCCGGAGGTAATAAATCCACTTCCAAACTGTGATTCTTCATTTCGACCACAGGTAAAGAATCAATCACTAGGTCCTCAACGACTTCAAAAACATATGGATAGTTGAGTACAAAGTCTTTTAGTGCAATACCTGATAGTTGCACCTTAAATCCAAAACTATCCTCTTCAGAAATATATCCGCTCAATATTTCGGCTCCATGCCCATCAACCAAAAACCGTTCGATTTCATCTTGCCTACTAGATGCCAACTCATCCAATTTTATGTAATATTGCGATTCCTTTTCTTCCCATTTCGCCCTTCTCTTTTCATATCGACCATCGCTCTCGTCTAATTTCCTTCCACTGAACTCTGGACACTTCAAATAGCATGCAATTGAGATATTCACTATAATGCAATCATGATCAGATATTTCTCCCCATTTGTTCTGTAATTCATCGGATAATATATGACCAACTCGCCATTTATCACCTAGCACAATATCCCAAAGCATAGCAGTATTAAGTGCACCCTGCTCGCTTTCAAAACTTTTAATTTTATCTCGTAGCGATTTAAACCCATCTATACTCGCCCCAATTATAAATCCATCATCTTCCTCTGCTATAACTTCAATACCAAATCCTTTCAGGGATTCTATATCGAAACCGACCGGATCTACCTGTAAAAAAACAGGTATTGTGTCATAAGATAACTCTGGAAAGCCAATTTGTTTCCTCCTGTCTAAATCTTCATAGTGCATTTCTTTGACAGCAGCTGAACTTCCCTCAAGAAAAGCAGCATGTGCAGGTTTATTTTCACGATTAGCCTGTGTCCTAGGATTAGGTTTGCGAGGAGTTTGCGGAAACTTAAAGCGTCCCTTAAAAGTATCCCTCAACGGTAGGTGGGGAAATTTAGGCATAAATAATTAGGTTAATTTAAAGTGATTCAAATATGCTATGTCTTGTATTGCTTATTCTCGTTAATAGATTGAATTATCTGTTGCATGTTCACTTCTTCTTTACCGGTCAGCACGGTAATTTTTGCAGCATCGAGTGCTATCTTGACGATAAGAGCAGCGGAGTAATCGAGCAGATCATTCGCTAACAAGTTCCAATTCATCCCACTCCCAACTTTTATAGTCCCCAAAGTATTCTTGAGAATATTAATTATCTCCGCCTTTCCTGGCTTTGTCAACTCAATTAAGTCATCAAACCTACGAAATAGCGCAGGATCGATAGTCGTCTGAAGATTGGTGGTAGCAATTACTATCCCCGGTCCGTCGAAATCTTCGAGCACGTTAAGTAGTATATTAACCACGCGATGCATTTCACCGACATCTTGTCTATCCCCTCTTGCTTTAGCAATAAAATCAAATTCATCAAGCAATAGAACGCAGGGATAGTTTGCTATCGCCTCAAAAATCTTTATAAGATTACTTGCTGATTCACCCAAATATGATGATATCATCGCTTCGAAACGAACTTTTAAAAATGGCAACCCCGTGTTCCATGCAATTCTTTCTGCACTCATACTTTTCCCGCAACCAGGAGCACCATGCAAAAGAATACGTCTCTTAGGTCTGAGCCCGAAAAGAGCTAATCGTTCTCTGGCGACAAATTCCTTTTCAATCCGCTGTATCTTTGATTCAATTCCCGGAGGCAATACCATCTCATGTCGCAATTGCTCACGAGGAATTTCAACTGCCAGTGGAATATTTCTGCGGTTGTCCGTAGGTATCGAAAGCGTAGATCCGAAAATATTCTTAAGTTCCCCTTTAAGGGTGTTTGTGGTCTGTAAATTTCTCTTCAGAATACCGGTTAACCGATCGGCAAGTTTGCTATGGCCCTTTTTCCGCTCAGAATCGATGATAGCATCTGCTACCTTAACAATATCATCATTTGCATCCCCCTCGATTGAGCGAAATAGTCGAAGCATTAAATCCTGATTCATGTTGTATAAACGTTTTTGTTTATAATCCCGTAACTAAATATACGTATTTATTGTTTATAGAAACGGGCGAAGTTACAAATATATTTTAGTTATGCTTATTTTAAAATACTCTAATCCACTCATGCTCGCTTACTATCTCCTTCGTGTACTATCCGCTACAAGATCTATTATTTCGAAATTGTATGCGTACAATATTCTCAATTTCTTCTAAAACCTATGTATATGGAGTAATTTCTATCAGGATTGCTCTTCAATCAGGATTTTCCTTTTTTAGGGATAAGTCTATTGGCAAATAGAAGCAAATTGATTTTTTCAAGGTAGATAGGAACAAAATATAATTTCCTCCACCAAATAATCGCTTCAAATCTGACGAGAAAATCTAATAGCCGAGCTACAATAATAGGGCACAACTTGTTAAAAAGAAAAGCCCCGCCATACATTTATGGCGGGGTTTGTTCTTTAAAAAAATTCTAAATAGCCTTAAATGTTAACTATTTCAATATCGACGATTCCATTACACAAAGCACTTCTGCATATTAAATATTGCAACGTTCGTGCAAAATTTCTTATTTCACGATATTCCAATAAGTTCTCTTTAACTGTCTTTCCGATATGTTCCTTTTTAGAGTACAATTCTATTGACTTATTAAGTGCATTTAGAGTCAGCGGTATATCGACTAGATGTAAAAGACCATCATCAACTTTGGAGACGTCTATTGAAAAATCGTAATCTCGCACACTTTTAGGCTCAACCTTAAGTTTTTGCCAACCATCTCGAAGACGTTTGGCCGAAACTTTTTTGAACATATCATCGCTAAGATCATTCGGAATCAAAATAGTCACTTTTAAGTCGCTAATATTAAATCGTGTAGCATTTTGCAGAAAAAAGTCTTTTTTTTCACTTTTATCTTCCAAAAGGCGTTCAACGGTACGCTCAATAAAATTTGAAAAATAACCAAAAGCCAATGTCGTACTAGGAAGAAAGCCTAAATCAAAGGTTGCCTCCTTACTTTCAATATGCTGTTTAATAAGTTCACATGACTCATTAAGCTTAATACCAAAATCTGGAGATTGAATCAAAGGTATGCGAGGCAATGTTATCCCTAGGAGATCGGAGGGTAGCTTCGAGGACTCTTGCAGAACCAAAAATGTCCTTGAACTACCGATTCCACCAGTAAACAAACCGTATTCAAAGATGACATTATCACGTGGAGACATAGTCTTTCTGCCTCTTGAAAGTGTAACATCATCAGTACTAGCGATAAGAACAGCATAATCAAAAAAACTTAGCTGCGAGGTTAAATTATCGAAGCTACTTTTGTTCAGATCAAATAGATTAGTCCAAACAGTAATTTTACCGGTAGATCCAAGAATTCGCGCCATCTCATTTGCTATTGTGAGTCCTTCTTTACTGGAGCCGATAAAGATCGTTGGCAAAACATTATCTAACATAACTCTGAACTAAATGGATAGCGAGATCTTTTAAAACATCATCAAGTTCTACACACATATGCTGTAACGCGCGAACCTTTCTATCCTTACCTTTAAAAATAAATTCAGATCCATCTACAGAAACCAATGAATCTCGATATAGACTATCGGTATTCAACCTTTCAAATTCATGATACAATACGGGTACAAGCTCGTAGAATGGTTTTGTAGCATACTTACCGGTATTAATGTTATAACATATGGCGTTAATTTCAAAGCTAGAGAGATCAATCTCAAAATCTGCGTCACACTTGATTGTTTTAGCAAAACGTATCATTTTCTTAAGACGTCCATTAACGGTCCCATCTTTTCCATTAATTCTTTCGATACTTACAAAAGGAGATTCTACACGTCCAACATCGTTGGATTCCTTGTCGTAAATTCTAATGCTGTTCTTCCTGATATCAGCATCTCGTATTCCTTCAAAAGTGTTATGCCACGCGGCAACAACAATATCAACATCGCGGTGTAAATGTTGGTTGGTAATCGCTATTGATTTTGATTTACTCGTATCACAGAGAAAATATGCACTCGTCAATTTCCTTTCAGAGGACATCCTAATATCTAGAAGATCTTGGTTGCTATTGCCTAAGTACTTTCCAGCATTTACATGAGCCTGAAGTCGAATCCTTTGGGGTTCATTTAATAGGTAAGAATTGACCGCTTTTACAAACTCGCTTTCAATCCTATGATTTTCTGAAAAGTAGAATTTATCACTTAGCACCAATAAATCTATATCACTATTCCCTTTAATATGCGTATTGGTCATTACAGATCCCTGATATTCATAATCAACCCTATTTAGAACAAGTTCTAGATGCGATTTCACATTAGATCCAGCTGCTATACTTTTATCAGTATATTCTTTTGCGACGCCTTGCATGGAACGTTTAACATACTCCAACATGCTATTTGTGGAGGCAGCAGCAAGCTCAACAGCTTCGACATCCCCATATAACTTTCTATCACTATAGTTTTCCGGATTCATTCTATTTTGAAGCCGTGAAAGTAACGTTTTATAATTTTTACTCATCTCTTATTTCTCCTTTCGTACCCCTTTGAACTTACCTCCACCTGTTTTGACATCCATAAACTGTCCAGTTTGTGTATCTCGCTTTGTCCAAAGTCCAGTTTTTGGATTTTGAGTCTGGGTTCTACCAGCTACATATCCATGACGACGATTGTCGCCAGATTTTCCATTTCCTGCCATTTCTAAAAAATTACAATTGAATAATAACAAATACAGGTGCTAAGAGCATAAACTTTCAAACGTTTTATTGCACTATGCTAATAAGCCACTGTAAAACAAAAAAAAAGAAACAGATTGTTCGATAGGAAGACCGGTCTGTTTTCTAGTTCCGGCAAGATTCGAAAGGAAAGTGTTTTTACGGTTTTTCAGCAAATTCTTGATTTTAAAAAACAAAATTGCTTACTTCGCGCTTAATAAACTACAGTAACACTTATCCGCAGCTTTCGAGCTCTGGATGATATTATTTTTTTAAGGCTAAGTGTTCCCGCACTTAGCTTTTTCATATCATCTCCTGTTGTATTGATCTCCTACATATTTTTATCGGTTAAGTGAGTAAATCCTGAGTAAATCCATAGCTCAAAAATACTATTTTTTTTAGCTATGAAAAAGCAATTATATCTCATTATTATTTTATTTATAATCAATTTCAAACTGTTTGATTTTTTGTAAGATTTCTTCTACAGGGGTAACCAACTCAGTACCCATTTTTACAATTTCATTAGGCATCTCATCTTTTAAAAACGTCATAAGAGCATAGTATATGGGCTTAACGAGGTTTTCCAAACCCTGCTCACTTTTAAAAATGCTGTATACAGTATGATACTGCTTTTTTGCAAGTAACATCAGTAGTACATGGCTTAAAACCATAACATTCCCATCTTTGGCATCAGTCAACTGAGACTGTAAGATTGTATCCAAAACAGAATCATACCTATCATTCCATATATCAATAATTACCCCATAGGACATCCAGGCTGTTTCTGGATCCAGATCAACCAATTTGTTGTAGATTTGATTTGCTTTATCTTTTTCAAATGTCATTATGATATAATAAAGCAACAAGCTTGACAATGCTTTTTCATAACGATAAGTCTCATCGGCTTCCTTTTCAAAGAGTTGTACAGCGATTTCAAACTGCTCAATAACGTCATTCATCTTCGAAGTATCAATCATGCTACTATCGTCAAATGATGCTTCCGTTTGTTTTACTACGGCTGACCAATAAAAAAATCTCGCTGATCTTTCCGTAACGAATGTCAGAAGCGTAGAGGCTTCTGAATTTAATTCAATATCTACATCGTAATAATCTTGAATAAAAACAATGAGATCGACGAGATCTTCAGCCTTCAAATCACCCAAATCAAATTTTCTACGAGCTTCACTAACTACTGCGTCAACATCGGAAGTCTCCTTTAACAGCTCAAGAATAGCGAACTTCACTTCTTCGTTACTAGATGAAAGTGCACTAACCAGCTCAGCTTTTGCACGCTCATACTCGCCTTTTTTAAGGTAAACTTCTCCTCTGATAAAACTACGATCAAGAGCCTCTATTCCTTTTACTTTATCAACTTGTTTAAGTAACTCATCATACTGACCAACTTCAAAGCATAAGAATTTGTAGAAGTTCAACTCATCAATTTTGATTCTTTTAACTCTTTTTATAACGGAACTTGCTTCTGAGCTCTGTTTATTCGTCAAATAGTAGTAAGCTAGCACGAGGTATGTTAGGTTTACTGGATTTTTGATACTATTTAGAACCTCAATAGCTTGCGCAATATCACCCGTATCAAATTTACGATGAGCAACTGCCATTTTCTTGTTATTAAATAGATTAGGTAAATAGCCTCCCTCACCATTTTTCAATATTGCTGAAGTTTCTTCAATAATGCCATCTAATTTCTTAAGATCAATCTTGTCTGAGTTGACTAGTGCTTCAGCGATCAGCAAAGCCGAAGAGGGAATGAATTTCCCCGACCGAAGAGATTGAATATGG
This genomic window contains:
- a CDS encoding S8 family peptidase — its product is MPKFPHLPLRDTFKGRFKFPQTPRKPNPRTQANRENKPAHAAFLEGSSAAVKEMHYEDLDRRKQIGFPELSYDTIPVFLQVDPVGFDIESLKGFGIEVIAEEDDGFIIGASIDGFKSLRDKIKSFESEQGALNTAMLWDIVLGDKWRVGHILSDELQNKWGEISDHDCIIVNISIACYLKCPEFSGRKLDESDGRYEKRRAKWEEKESQYYIKLDELASSRQDEIERFLVDGHGAEILSGYISEEDSFGFKVQLSGIALKDFVLNYPYVFEVVEDLVIDSLPVVEMKNHSLEVDLLPPDKDAPKICIIDSGIAEGHHLLRPAILSARSRSFIPGLNTTDVADEVPNGGHGTRVAGSIVFGREVPTDGKYKAPCQILNARVLNKNNALVPELFPPELMEDVCLHYADAQVFNLSINNSVPCRTARMSQWAASLDRISNESEHIFVVSAGNIRSENTHVANPGIKNHLLAGKKYPTFLLEPSCRIADPAQSLFSITVGSVCVDEFEDEDHKSFGSKHHVSSFSRSGVGLWDSIKPELVEYGGDWVAEKKGPNLIFKSATCPQTVISKGPGVARDAVGTSFAAPKVSHILAKLIAQFPDQVSLFHKALLLQSARLPEHVGNLPTLDEVRHYGYGIPDVDRAVENSVKRITFTSSGKISSGEANLYTVTIPEELRRQGEDYEILIEVSLCYTANNRRTRRRIKSYLSSWLSWQSALLGQTFDVFKQQVLKNLTSKSEIDDPDIIDSPKSIPWVIGDRSNSGTVKGLNRQSSANQKDWALVRSYHLSSEISFAIVGHKGWEKDPEESVPYAFIVSFEVLNAEIPIYHLMSKINVQVESESEVSLSSGV
- a CDS encoding lycopene cyclase family protein; this translates as MNKNQENHYDIIFAGFGISGSCLLYEAMQNGIWKDQRILVIDHKFGDRGSKLISFWADRSTPLKKYAVANWKRLAFISHIGKKKQLEIGDYEYFSIASDQLLETYHQYIYQFSNITFVEGKILDCISDETQCIIDTEEGRFTASYVFNSLFFKPDVSDKHHYFLQHFKGVQITLSKPISNEDEAIIMDYRTDQKHGTTFFYCLPMSEKKLFVEYTLFSKSLIPVDEYDDAIKSYLSRVLQISDYTIESEEQGIIPMTDHNFPRRKKNIIYIGSAGGDTRPSTGYTFMNVQKTVHTIISSFQQTGKPFFKNEVIGTKEKLYDSILLSVLDERNYPGHEIFTDLFQNTPAKNIFKFLDAESSLKNDVKVMTTLRKPPFIKHFVKILYRNLSKPY
- a CDS encoding winged-helix domain-containing protein, yielding MAETTLYNPATLNRQDLISNFVVRTKIFERIFSDIKDSDMRHPEKHFLIQGQRGMGKTTLLLRLKYEVEREDSLREWVIPVFFNEESYDVNSLSSFWEKLLKYLDDYFDTDGEFYEYTEKFVDSEDYERLCFDFLIEKLRERSKKLIIFFDNFGELFLDNLRDKEKRRLREILIDCNDVRIVAASAVVINDFHDYSEPFFQYFQIIYLEGLNKEETYELITKLQQDCNSERQIDIKKHKAKIDTLTVLTGGVIRTIMMLYQVLLDDPNGKALEDLEKVLDKVTPLFKHRIEDLPLQQRRIVDVIAKKWDAVSAKEIALEIREDGRKMQTKLVSAQLAQLERNNVIEKKGTTTKNHLYQLRERFFNIWYLMRNGDRRDRKRVAWLTKFLEVWYDDDDSFDAFIRNHIQSLRSGKFIPSSALLIAEALVNSDKIDLKKLDGIIEETSAILKNGEGGYLPNLFNNKKMAVAHRKFDTGDIAQAIEVLNSIKNPVNLTYLVLAYYYLTNKQSSEASSVIKRVKRIKIDELNFYKFLCFEVGQYDELLKQVDKVKGIEALDRSFIRGEVYLKKGEYERAKAELVSALSSSNEEVKFAILELLKETSDVDAVVSEARRKFDLGDLKAEDLVDLIVFIQDYYDVDIELNSEASTLLTFVTERSARFFYWSAVVKQTEASFDDSSMIDTSKMNDVIEQFEIAVQLFEKEADETYRYEKALSSLLLYYIIMTFEKDKANQIYNKLVDLDPETAWMSYGVIIDIWNDRYDSVLDTILQSQLTDAKDGNVMVLSHVLLMLLAKKQYHTVYSIFKSEQGLENLVKPIYYALMTFLKDEMPNEIVKMGTELVTPVEEILQKIKQFEIDYK
- a CDS encoding STING domain-containing protein produces the protein MLDNVLPTIFIGSSKEGLTIANEMARILGSTGKITVWTNLFDLNKSSFDNLTSQLSFFDYAVLIASTDDVTLSRGRKTMSPRDNVIFEYGLFTGGIGSSRTFLVLQESSKLPSDLLGITLPRIPLIQSPDFGIKLNESCELIKQHIESKEATFDLGFLPSTTLAFGYFSNFIERTVERLLEDKSEKKDFFLQNATRFNISDLKVTILIPNDLSDDMFKKVSAKRLRDGWQKLKVEPKSVRDYDFSIDVSKVDDGLLHLVDIPLTLNALNKSIELYSKKEHIGKTVKENLLEYREIRNFARTLQYLICRSALCNGIVDIEIVNI
- a CDS encoding nucleotidyltransferase domain-containing protein, whose protein sequence is MSKNYKTLLSRLQNRMNPENYSDRKLYGDVEAVELAAASTNSMLEYVKRSMQGVAKEYTDKSIAAGSNVKSHLELVLNRVDYEYQGSVMTNTHIKGNSDIDLLVLSDKFYFSENHRIESEFVKAVNSYLLNEPQRIRLQAHVNAGKYLGNSNQDLLDIRMSSERKLTSAYFLCDTSKSKSIAITNQHLHRDVDIVVAAWHNTFEGIRDADIRKNSIRIYDKESNDVGRVESPFVSIERINGKDGTVNGRLKKMIRFAKTIKCDADFEIDLSSFEINAICYNINTGKYATKPFYELVPVLYHEFERLNTDSLYRDSLVSVDGSEFIFKGKDRKVRALQHMCVELDDVLKDLAIHLVQSYVR
- a CDS encoding AAA family ATPase → MNQDLMLRLFRSIEGDANDDIVKVADAIIDSERKKGHSKLADRLTGILKRNLQTTNTLKGELKNIFGSTLSIPTDNRRNIPLAVEIPREQLRHEMVLPPGIESKIQRIEKEFVARERLALFGLRPKRRILLHGAPGCGKSMSAERIAWNTGLPFLKVRFEAMISSYLGESASNLIKIFEAIANYPCVLLLDEFDFIAKARGDRQDVGEMHRVVNILLNVLEDFDGPGIVIATTNLQTTIDPALFRRFDDLIELTKPGKAEIINILKNTLGTIKVGSGMNWNLLANDLLDYSAALIVKIALDAAKITVLTGKEEVNMQQIIQSINENKQYKT